From one Streptomyces sp. R41 genomic stretch:
- a CDS encoding amino acid adenylation domain-containing protein, which translates to MNLAGLLAELEASGVELWEESGKLRFRAPMGALTGEQRATLSAHKSAVLGHLRAERERATVTPVPADRHTPFPLTDVQTAYLLGRRDVFDYGSVACHAYGELRFAALDPARLEAAWQALVDRHDMLRAVVEDEGAQRVLPSVPPYRIAVTDLRTASPAAGATALAAVREEMENQVLPTGTWPLFDLRITRFADHALLHLSLDFLIADYVSIHLLLDELRTLYTDPDATLPEPSITFRDYLLAERRLRQGPRYERDRAYWLDRVDDLPPAPALPLREGPKAQGPARFHRHQLTLSADRWRALRERAVRRGLTPSGAVLAAYAEVVGRWSGRQRFTLDLTLLNRLPLHPEVGSLVGDFTSVELLSVDRRRGTTFAERATGVLEQLFEDLDHRLFSGVEVLRELARRRGQEAALMPVVFTSAIGLRDGDSDGATTAYGDEQAVLDGELVHGISQTPQVWIDCQAMENSGTLGVNWDVRDGVLADSVVEDMFASFRDLLERMADGDEVWDLAVPVRLPAAQAESRARANATEAPLRDALLHEGALSAALRTPDAPAVIAGTHRLTYGELAARAAAVARALRESGCAPGDPVAVVADKGWEQIAAVLGTLIAGAVYIPVDTHQPAARRERMLKDAGTRHALVRSGTTELPGDITAIAVDTLAPEPVPDRLPERLRDPDDLAYVIYTSGSTGSPKGVMITHRGAVNTIDDINRRFRAGAEDRVLALANLGFDLSVYDVFGVLAAGGALVLPDPARRADPSHWVDLLAEHGVTLWNSVPAQLHMVNEYLGSSPTPLPRLRLALLSGDWIPVRLPDAIRAKLPGLQVVSLGGATEASIWSILHPVGEVPETWRSIPYGRPLANQRFHVLDADFEPCPDLVAGDLYIAGAGLAAGYLHDEEKTAERFVRHPRTGERLYRTGDLGRYLPSGEIEFLGRDDRQVKIRGHRIEAAEVEAALQAHPAVAASAVLVEGERPLERRLVGFVETARTGTGALPGKDGTALVSAVAEEGEEVRSGVDAAQVVGFARQLDEAALLAMVDVLQDSGLFAASGAHHPLAEILASAKVAAKHHRLVRRWLGALEREGFLEHRPGEGGYRALRRAAPGDVERAWSRVDELLPSAQDGSELLAYFRKATAHLPQLLRDEQDPVQLLFPEGSLDIQEAAYTQGFLNSYLNRIATSVVRRIADERAHRGTVRLLEVGAGVGGVSVEAVPRLAGTDCSYLFTDVSQFFLNKAAERFTDFPWVHYALFDMNDDFRAQGIEPNSLDVILCGNVMHYSRNAATVLDRMRQMLAPGGWLVFIETTRDNYQILTSMEFLFDATAGDFEDVRQGKDQTFVARDQWLDLIAGAGGETVLCLPGADDPLSAIGMHVFAARFKADRAEVRPTDVLAHAAERLPEEMVPAQVQVVDALPLTDNGKVDRRTLRSWLASGRAAQPVRTADPSPMTDLEQRIMTLWCQVLGVQSVGRNETFYEAGGDSLLAAQLVGSLREELPEAEHALFDELLRELLNGAGIARLAEMLSTAPAAREPTRDMPQPAVLPPGPVAPADGADDWLWAPQREGFPATGGYAELCEALEGAGPLVDASAAHPLTAYGEVAPSALIARVAHDRARLLRGTGYTRFHLVGAHSGALLAAETARQLTEGGADVELTVISSYPLPALVEDPLFAEYLFALGSGLDPRTLGFPDQQRTGAALAAVLALTPGRVPADAPARLDGELADVAAAFARRAALPTTDRLAEIAAALGLTPEAVRERYAAGRGLAEAAAHHEADPYTGDITLLVHRDATPLWPSLRADMTRYWGDLCLGRLRTRDIPGDHFDCLTAEHAWDLTAVLTALPAHEEDHT; encoded by the coding sequence ATGAACCTCGCCGGGCTCTTGGCCGAACTGGAGGCCAGCGGTGTCGAGTTGTGGGAGGAATCGGGCAAGCTCCGCTTCCGTGCGCCGATGGGAGCGCTGACCGGCGAACAGCGCGCCACCCTCAGCGCCCACAAGAGCGCCGTGCTCGGCCACCTCAGGGCCGAACGCGAGCGCGCCACGGTGACCCCGGTCCCCGCCGATCGGCACACGCCGTTCCCGCTCACCGATGTGCAGACCGCCTATCTGCTGGGCCGCAGGGACGTCTTCGACTACGGCTCGGTGGCCTGCCACGCCTACGGCGAGCTGCGGTTCGCCGCTCTCGACCCGGCCCGCCTCGAAGCCGCCTGGCAGGCCCTGGTCGACCGGCACGACATGCTGCGGGCCGTGGTCGAGGACGAGGGGGCGCAACGAGTCCTGCCCTCCGTGCCGCCCTACCGCATCGCGGTCACCGATCTGCGCACCGCGTCACCCGCCGCCGGTGCGACGGCGCTCGCGGCGGTGCGCGAGGAGATGGAGAACCAGGTGCTGCCGACCGGCACCTGGCCGCTCTTCGACCTGCGGATCACCCGCTTCGCCGACCACGCGTTGCTGCACCTCTCGCTCGACTTCCTGATCGCCGACTACGTCTCCATCCACCTGCTCCTCGACGAACTGCGCACCCTGTACACCGACCCGGACGCGACCCTGCCCGAGCCGTCCATCACCTTCCGGGACTATCTGCTCGCCGAACGCCGGCTGCGCCAGGGCCCCCGCTACGAACGCGACCGCGCTTATTGGCTGGACCGCGTCGACGACCTGCCGCCCGCCCCCGCCCTGCCCCTGCGCGAGGGCCCGAAGGCACAGGGCCCCGCCCGCTTCCACCGCCACCAGCTGACCCTGTCGGCGGACCGCTGGCGGGCCCTGCGCGAGCGTGCCGTCCGGCGCGGCCTCACCCCGTCCGGCGCGGTCCTGGCCGCCTACGCGGAGGTGGTGGGCCGGTGGAGCGGGCGGCAGCGGTTCACCCTGGACCTCACGTTGCTGAACCGGCTGCCGCTGCACCCCGAAGTCGGTTCCCTCGTCGGCGACTTCACCTCGGTGGAGCTGCTCTCCGTCGACCGCCGCCGGGGCACCACCTTCGCCGAACGCGCCACCGGCGTCCTGGAGCAGCTCTTCGAGGACCTCGACCACCGGCTGTTCTCCGGAGTGGAGGTGCTGCGCGAACTCGCCCGCCGGCGGGGCCAGGAGGCGGCCCTGATGCCGGTCGTCTTCACCAGCGCGATCGGGCTGCGCGACGGCGACAGTGACGGGGCGACAACCGCGTACGGCGATGAACAGGCCGTGCTGGACGGGGAGTTGGTGCACGGCATCAGCCAGACCCCGCAGGTGTGGATCGACTGCCAGGCGATGGAGAACAGCGGGACACTCGGCGTCAACTGGGACGTGCGCGACGGAGTCCTCGCCGACTCGGTCGTGGAGGACATGTTCGCCTCGTTCCGCGATCTGCTGGAGCGCATGGCCGACGGCGACGAGGTCTGGGACCTCGCCGTCCCCGTACGGCTGCCCGCCGCGCAGGCCGAGAGCCGGGCCCGGGCGAACGCCACCGAGGCGCCGCTGCGCGACGCGCTGCTCCACGAGGGCGCGCTCTCCGCCGCGCTGCGTACGCCGGACGCCCCGGCCGTGATCGCCGGAACCCACCGTCTCACCTACGGCGAACTCGCGGCACGCGCGGCCGCCGTGGCCCGCGCGCTGCGCGAGAGCGGATGCGCGCCCGGCGACCCCGTCGCCGTCGTGGCGGACAAGGGCTGGGAACAGATCGCGGCCGTGCTCGGCACCCTGATCGCGGGCGCCGTGTACATCCCCGTCGACACCCACCAGCCGGCCGCCCGCCGTGAGCGCATGCTCAAGGACGCCGGGACCCGGCACGCCCTGGTGCGGTCCGGCACCACCGAACTGCCCGGGGACATCACCGCGATCGCCGTGGACACCCTCGCGCCGGAACCGGTGCCGGACCGGCTCCCGGAGCGGCTGCGCGACCCCGACGACCTCGCCTACGTCATCTACACCTCGGGCTCCACCGGCAGCCCCAAGGGCGTGATGATCACGCACCGGGGCGCGGTCAACACCATCGACGACATCAACCGCCGCTTCCGGGCCGGCGCGGAGGACCGCGTCCTGGCCCTCGCCAACCTGGGCTTCGACCTCTCCGTCTACGACGTCTTCGGCGTCCTCGCCGCCGGTGGCGCCCTCGTCCTGCCCGACCCGGCCCGGCGCGCCGACCCGTCCCACTGGGTCGACCTCCTGGCCGAGCACGGCGTCACGCTCTGGAACTCCGTACCGGCCCAACTGCACATGGTCAACGAGTACTTGGGAAGCAGCCCCACCCCGCTGCCCAGGCTGCGCCTGGCCCTGCTCTCCGGCGACTGGATACCCGTACGGCTGCCCGACGCGATCCGCGCGAAGCTGCCCGGGCTCCAGGTCGTGTCCCTGGGCGGGGCGACCGAGGCGTCCATCTGGTCGATCCTGCACCCGGTCGGCGAGGTCCCGGAGACCTGGCGGTCCATCCCGTACGGCAGGCCCCTCGCCAACCAGCGCTTCCATGTGCTCGACGCGGACTTCGAGCCCTGCCCCGACCTGGTCGCCGGCGATCTGTACATCGCAGGAGCCGGGCTCGCCGCGGGCTACCTCCACGACGAGGAGAAGACCGCCGAGCGCTTCGTACGGCATCCGCGCACCGGCGAACGCCTCTACCGCACCGGCGACCTGGGCCGCTATCTGCCCTCGGGCGAGATCGAGTTCCTCGGCCGCGACGACCGGCAGGTCAAGATCCGCGGCCACCGCATCGAGGCGGCCGAGGTCGAAGCGGCCCTCCAGGCCCACCCGGCGGTGGCCGCGAGCGCCGTCCTCGTCGAGGGCGAACGGCCCCTGGAACGGCGGCTGGTGGGGTTCGTGGAGACCGCGCGCACCGGAACCGGCGCGCTGCCCGGCAAGGACGGCACCGCGCTCGTGTCCGCCGTCGCGGAGGAGGGCGAGGAGGTCCGCTCCGGCGTCGACGCGGCGCAAGTCGTCGGCTTCGCCCGTCAGTTGGACGAGGCCGCGCTGCTCGCCATGGTGGACGTCCTGCAGGACAGCGGGCTCTTCGCCGCCTCCGGCGCCCACCACCCGCTCGCCGAGATCCTCGCCTCCGCCAAGGTGGCGGCCAAACACCACCGCCTGGTACGCCGCTGGCTCGGGGCGCTGGAGCGCGAGGGGTTCCTCGAACACCGGCCGGGCGAGGGCGGCTACCGCGCGCTGCGCCGGGCGGCGCCCGGCGACGTCGAGCGGGCCTGGAGTCGCGTCGACGAACTGCTGCCCTCCGCCCAGGACGGCTCGGAACTCCTCGCGTACTTCCGCAAGGCCACCGCCCACCTCCCGCAGCTCCTGCGCGACGAGCAGGATCCGGTCCAACTCCTGTTCCCCGAAGGCAGCCTGGACATCCAGGAGGCCGCCTACACGCAAGGGTTCCTCAACTCCTACCTCAACCGCATCGCCACCTCCGTGGTCCGCCGCATCGCCGACGAACGCGCCCACCGCGGCACGGTACGGCTGCTCGAAGTCGGCGCCGGCGTGGGCGGTGTCAGCGTGGAGGCGGTGCCCCGGCTGGCCGGCACCGACTGCTCCTACCTCTTCACCGACGTGTCGCAGTTCTTCCTCAACAAGGCCGCCGAGCGGTTCACCGACTTCCCGTGGGTCCACTACGCCCTGTTCGACATGAACGACGACTTCCGCGCCCAGGGCATCGAGCCCAACTCCCTCGACGTCATCCTGTGCGGCAACGTCATGCACTACTCGCGCAACGCCGCCACGGTCCTGGACCGGATGCGGCAGATGCTCGCTCCCGGCGGCTGGCTCGTGTTCATCGAGACCACTCGCGACAACTATCAGATCCTCACCTCGATGGAGTTCCTCTTCGATGCCACCGCGGGCGACTTCGAGGACGTGCGCCAGGGCAAGGACCAGACGTTCGTGGCCCGGGACCAGTGGCTCGACCTGATCGCCGGGGCCGGCGGGGAGACCGTCCTGTGCCTGCCCGGCGCGGACGACCCGCTCTCCGCCATCGGCATGCACGTCTTCGCCGCCCGGTTCAAGGCGGACCGCGCCGAGGTGCGCCCCACGGACGTGCTCGCGCACGCGGCCGAGCGGCTGCCCGAGGAGATGGTCCCCGCCCAGGTCCAGGTCGTCGACGCGCTGCCGCTGACCGACAACGGCAAGGTGGACCGCCGCACCCTGCGGTCCTGGCTGGCCTCTGGCCGGGCCGCGCAGCCGGTCCGCACCGCGGACCCGTCGCCGATGACCGACCTGGAGCAGCGGATCATGACGCTGTGGTGCCAGGTCCTTGGTGTCCAGAGCGTGGGCAGGAACGAGACGTTCTACGAGGCCGGCGGCGACTCCCTGCTCGCGGCGCAGCTCGTCGGCAGCCTGCGCGAGGAGCTCCCGGAGGCGGAACACGCCCTCTTCGACGAGCTGCTGCGCGAACTCCTCAACGGGGCCGGTATCGCCCGGCTCGCCGAGATGCTGAGCACGGCGCCCGCCGCTCGGGAGCCGACGCGGGACATGCCGCAGCCCGCCGTCCTCCCGCCGGGGCCGGTCGCGCCCGCCGACGGCGCGGACGACTGGCTGTGGGCACCGCAGCGCGAGGGCTTCCCCGCGACCGGCGGCTACGCCGAGCTGTGCGAGGCCCTGGAGGGCGCCGGGCCCCTGGTCGACGCGTCCGCCGCGCACCCGCTCACGGCCTACGGAGAAGTCGCGCCGTCCGCCCTGATCGCGCGCGTCGCCCACGACCGCGCCCGGCTGCTGCGCGGCACCGGATACACCCGGTTCCACCTCGTCGGCGCGCACAGCGGAGCCCTGCTCGCCGCCGAGACCGCCCGGCAGCTCACCGAGGGCGGCGCCGACGTCGAACTCACCGTGATCAGCAGCTATCCGCTGCCCGCCCTGGTCGAGGACCCGCTCTTCGCGGAGTACCTCTTCGCCCTCGGCAGCGGACTCGACCCGCGCACCCTGGGCTTCCCGGACCAGCAGCGCACGGGGGCGGCCCTGGCGGCGGTGCTGGCCCTGACCCCGGGCCGCGTTCCCGCGGACGCCCCGGCCCGGCTCGACGGCGAGCTGGCCGACGTGGCGGCCGCGTTCGCCCGCCGCGCCGCGCTGCCTACGACCGACCGGCTGGCCGAGATCGCCGCGGCCCTCGGCCTCACTCCGGAGGCGGTGCGGGAGCGGTACGCCGCCGGGCGCGGGCTCGCCGAGGCGGCCGCCCACCACGAGGCCGACCCCTACACGGGTGACATCACCCTGCTCGTGCACCGGGACGCCACCCCGCTGTGGCCCTCGCTGCGCGCGGACATGACCCGGTACTGGGGCGACCTCTGCCTGGGCCGCCTCCGCACGCGGGACATCCCCGGCGACCACTTCGACTGCCTGACCGCCGAGCACGCGTGGGACCTGACCGCCGTACTCACCGCACTCCCCGCACACGAGGAGGACCACACGTGA
- a CDS encoding saccharopine dehydrogenase NADP-binding domain-containing protein, translated as MTTTIAVLGGYGAVGAVAAREIAAAHPEARLRIGGRRLDEATRYAERLGGRAEPRAVDLTDPASLTAFCADCRIVVNCAGPSYRVLDTVAAAALAAGADYVDAGGDEPVHQALSVRDLAGRGRTAVLTAGMMPGLTGLLPRWLAAQGVDEPERLLGYVGTMDRLTPAGAGDYLLSLGGAYGEAQSAWRDGARVLRALVPLADTELPFFPGTVSAYPYLSYEVERLARALGLSTVDWYNVFDGGSRMLKALGRLQGAMSGQSSLEPAARELMEAAALDLFGRDPYQLFVLELTGRHAGRPAVRSLVLRGSDTYELTGSVAAVATTAVLTGSVPGGVHYAAEVLDPGPVVERLRALPAVSVLDVHDRPVAEVCGTEEGEL; from the coding sequence GTGACCACGACGATCGCCGTCCTCGGCGGCTACGGCGCGGTCGGCGCGGTCGCCGCGCGGGAGATCGCCGCCGCACATCCCGAGGCGAGGCTGCGGATCGGCGGCCGCCGCCTCGACGAGGCCACCCGGTACGCCGAGCGCCTGGGCGGCCGGGCCGAGCCCCGCGCAGTGGACCTGACCGACCCTGCCTCCCTGACCGCCTTCTGCGCGGACTGCCGGATCGTCGTCAACTGCGCGGGGCCCTCGTACCGGGTCCTCGACACGGTCGCCGCGGCGGCGCTCGCCGCCGGCGCCGACTACGTCGACGCGGGCGGCGACGAGCCGGTCCACCAGGCGCTGTCCGTACGGGACTTGGCCGGCCGGGGCCGCACCGCCGTGCTGACCGCGGGCATGATGCCCGGCCTCACCGGCCTGCTGCCGCGCTGGCTCGCCGCCCAGGGCGTCGACGAACCCGAGCGGCTGCTCGGCTACGTCGGCACCATGGACCGGCTCACCCCCGCCGGTGCGGGGGACTATCTGCTCAGCCTCGGCGGCGCCTACGGCGAGGCCCAGTCGGCGTGGCGGGACGGGGCACGGGTGCTGCGCGCCCTCGTTCCGCTCGCCGACACCGAACTGCCCTTCTTCCCCGGCACGGTGAGCGCGTACCCCTACCTCAGCTACGAGGTCGAGCGGCTCGCCCGCGCCCTCGGCCTGTCCACGGTCGACTGGTACAACGTCTTCGACGGCGGCTCGCGCATGCTGAAGGCCCTCGGGCGGCTCCAGGGGGCCATGTCCGGGCAGAGCTCGCTGGAACCCGCCGCGCGGGAGCTCATGGAGGCAGCCGCCCTCGACCTGTTCGGCCGGGACCCCTACCAGCTGTTCGTCCTGGAGCTGACCGGCCGGCACGCGGGCCGCCCCGCGGTACGCAGCCTGGTGCTGCGCGGCTCGGACACCTACGAGCTGACCGGTTCGGTCGCGGCCGTCGCCACCACCGCCGTGCTCACCGGGAGCGTGCCCGGCGGAGTGCACTACGCGGCCGAGGTCCTCGACCCCGGCCCGGTCGTCGAACGGCTCAGGGCCCTGCCGGCCGTGTCCGTCCTCGATGTCCACGACCGGCCTGTCGCCGAGGTGTGCGGCACGGAGGAGGGCGAGCTGTGA
- a CDS encoding Gfo/Idh/MocA family oxidoreductase: protein MSPPTGGGRPQVVVCGTKFGRIYLAATARPDSPYELAGVLARGGERSTRIARHYGVPLFTDPEQIPKDVEACCVVIGAGINGGPGARLAEQLMGRGHHVLQEHPLHGRELTDCLRTAREHRVAYRLNTHYVHVEPVRRFIATGRRLLARQRALHIDADCAFQVLYTLLDILGRTLGGVRPWAFGKVAELPEDVRQLASSEPVHRSLDGVVAGVPCTLRLQNDMDPADPDNHTHLFHRITLYTEGGNLTLLNTHGPLLWSPRPHMPDDMRDTVRMEESAAAHFGFPSAQPLGPETSPDYREILRDLWPQGAARALQALRHDIEEGADPGKDGQYHLTLCRLTRDITDRFGPVRLHRDPPAPRILAAADLTEGAPHASTAPAPTTSTAAPAPRTSTAVPTPRTRT, encoded by the coding sequence GTGAGCCCGCCGACGGGCGGGGGGCGGCCTCAAGTCGTGGTGTGCGGAACCAAGTTCGGCCGGATCTACCTGGCGGCCACCGCACGCCCCGACTCGCCGTACGAGCTGGCCGGAGTCCTCGCCCGGGGCGGCGAACGCTCCACGCGTATCGCCCGGCACTACGGCGTACCACTGTTCACCGACCCGGAACAGATTCCCAAGGACGTCGAGGCCTGCTGCGTGGTGATCGGCGCGGGCATCAACGGCGGCCCCGGCGCCCGGCTCGCCGAACAGCTGATGGGCCGCGGCCATCACGTACTCCAGGAACACCCGTTGCACGGGCGGGAGTTGACCGACTGCCTGCGCACCGCCCGGGAGCACCGGGTGGCGTACCGGCTGAACACTCACTACGTGCACGTCGAGCCCGTACGCCGCTTCATCGCGACGGGCCGTCGGCTGCTGGCCCGGCAGCGAGCCCTGCACATCGACGCGGACTGCGCGTTCCAGGTGCTCTACACCCTGCTGGACATCCTGGGCCGCACGCTCGGCGGAGTGCGCCCGTGGGCCTTCGGCAAGGTCGCCGAACTGCCTGAAGACGTAAGACAGTTGGCGTCGTCGGAACCCGTCCACCGCAGTCTGGACGGGGTCGTCGCCGGGGTGCCGTGCACGCTGCGGCTGCAGAACGACATGGACCCCGCCGACCCCGACAACCACACCCACCTCTTCCACCGCATCACCCTCTACACCGAGGGCGGCAACCTCACCCTCCTCAACACCCATGGCCCGCTCCTGTGGAGCCCCCGCCCCCATATGCCGGACGACATGCGGGACACCGTCCGCATGGAGGAGTCCGCGGCCGCGCACTTCGGCTTCCCCAGCGCGCAGCCGCTGGGACCCGAGACCTCCCCGGACTACCGCGAGATTCTGCGCGACCTGTGGCCCCAGGGGGCGGCCCGCGCGCTCCAGGCCCTGCGCCACGACATCGAGGAGGGCGCGGACCCCGGCAAGGACGGCCAGTACCACCTGACGCTGTGCCGGCTCACCCGCGACATCACGGACCGCTTCGGACCGGTCCGGCTGCACCGGGACCCGCCCGCGCCCCGGATCCTGGCGGCCGCCGACCTCACCGAGGGCGCGCCCCATGCGAGTACGGCGCCCGCTCCCACGACCAGTACAGCCGCGCCCGCTCCAAGGACCAGTACAGCCGTGCCCACACCGAGGACCCGTACATGA
- a CDS encoding thioesterase II family protein — protein sequence MNTATTTGSSSYDTWFRRYWPRPGARRRIVLFPHGGGSASFYRTLAKRVLATAEPLIVQYPGREDRLAEPHITDMAELAMRISDAILPALDRDVVLFGHSMGAAVAHEVALRLETVHGVRPAMLCASGRPAPRHHKPGSKHLDDETLWDELSRLGATPSLLLGNPQVRRVVLPTLRADYRLVERYRPRLDAVLSCPVAACVGDRDPEVTPEESEAWAEMSRSGFSFRLFEGDHFYFRGQEDDLATWLLTTADREAA from the coding sequence ATGAACACCGCGACGACCACCGGAAGTTCCTCCTACGACACCTGGTTCCGCCGCTACTGGCCACGACCGGGGGCGCGGCGGCGGATCGTCCTGTTCCCGCACGGCGGCGGCTCGGCCAGCTTCTACCGCACCCTGGCCAAGCGGGTCCTGGCCACGGCCGAACCGCTCATCGTGCAATACCCCGGGCGCGAGGACCGCCTGGCGGAACCGCACATCACCGACATGGCGGAGCTGGCGATGCGGATCAGTGACGCGATCCTGCCCGCGCTCGACCGGGACGTCGTCCTGTTCGGGCACAGCATGGGAGCCGCCGTCGCCCACGAGGTGGCACTGCGCCTGGAGACCGTGCACGGGGTGCGCCCGGCGATGCTGTGCGCGTCCGGGCGACCCGCGCCCCGCCACCACAAGCCCGGCTCCAAGCACCTGGACGACGAGACCCTGTGGGACGAGCTGTCCCGGCTGGGCGCGACGCCCTCGCTGCTGCTGGGCAACCCCCAGGTCCGCCGGGTCGTCCTGCCCACTCTCAGGGCCGACTACCGGCTCGTCGAGCGCTACCGGCCCCGCCTTGACGCGGTGCTGTCCTGCCCGGTCGCCGCCTGCGTCGGTGACCGCGACCCGGAGGTGACGCCCGAGGAGTCCGAGGCGTGGGCCGAGATGTCCCGCAGCGGATTCAGCTTCCGCCTCTTCGAGGGCGACCACTTCTACTTCCGCGGCCAGGAGGACGACCTCGCCACCTGGCTGCTCACCACGGCGGACCGGGAGGCAGCATGA
- a CDS encoding O-methyltransferase, with product MIVRPTVEAYAEAHSTGEPPLLAALAEETRKVCALPQMMVGPLEGRLLAMLVHLLRPRTILEIGTFTGYSALSMAAELPPDGRLVTCELDPTHAEIARRHFDASPYADRIELRLGPALEQLKTLEGPWDFVFIDADKTGYGAYYDAVLPQLAERGVIAVDNVLQFGGVANPLDDKPDTVALRSFNEKVRDDPRVEQVILTVREGVTLIRRV from the coding sequence ATGATCGTCAGGCCCACAGTCGAGGCGTACGCGGAAGCACACTCCACCGGCGAACCGCCGCTGCTGGCCGCGCTCGCCGAGGAGACCCGCAAGGTCTGCGCGCTGCCCCAGATGATGGTCGGCCCGCTGGAGGGCCGCCTCCTCGCGATGCTCGTCCATCTGCTCCGGCCGCGCACGATCCTGGAGATCGGCACCTTCACCGGGTACTCGGCGCTCAGCATGGCGGCCGAACTCCCGCCGGACGGACGCCTGGTGACCTGCGAGCTGGACCCCACGCACGCGGAGATCGCCCGCCGGCACTTCGACGCCTCCCCGTACGCCGACCGGATCGAGCTGCGGCTCGGACCCGCGCTGGAACAGCTCAAGACCCTTGAAGGGCCCTGGGACTTCGTCTTCATCGACGCCGACAAGACCGGGTACGGCGCCTACTACGACGCCGTGTTGCCGCAGCTCGCCGAACGCGGAGTCATCGCCGTCGACAACGTGCTGCAGTTCGGCGGGGTGGCCAATCCCCTGGACGACAAGCCCGACACGGTGGCGCTGCGTTCCTTCAACGAGAAGGTGCGCGACGACCCGCGGGTCGAGCAGGTGATCCTCACCGTGCGCGAGGGCGTCACCCTCATCCGGCGGGTGTAA
- a CDS encoding SDR family NAD(P)-dependent oxidoreductase has protein sequence MSLDGKTFLVTGAGSGIGRAVARRLLDSGARVTLVGRRQDPLKETAGLYTDAYVLAQPADISRPAEAEDAVRTALDRFGSLDGLVNNAGLARFGPLAEADPHDLDAMLGVNLLGPAHLIRAALPALRAGSGSVVNVTSVGGALAMPNRAMYGASKAALNSLTRSLARELAPLVRVNAVLPGPVDTPMYDDLGLAPEKVENLRKDMVESTPLGRFGKPEEIAAWVCHLLDPEVSAWVTGALIPVDGGRTS, from the coding sequence ATGAGCCTCGACGGAAAGACCTTCCTCGTCACCGGAGCCGGCAGCGGCATCGGACGCGCGGTCGCCCGGCGCCTGCTCGACTCAGGAGCCCGGGTGACGCTCGTCGGCCGGCGCCAGGACCCGCTGAAGGAAACCGCCGGGCTGTACACCGATGCGTACGTCCTGGCGCAGCCCGCCGACATCAGCCGCCCCGCCGAGGCCGAGGACGCCGTGCGCACCGCCCTCGACCGCTTCGGCTCCCTGGACGGCTTGGTCAACAACGCGGGTCTGGCCCGGTTCGGCCCGCTCGCCGAGGCCGACCCGCACGACCTGGACGCCATGCTCGGCGTCAATCTGCTGGGCCCCGCGCACCTGATCCGAGCGGCGCTGCCGGCGCTGCGGGCCGGCTCGGGCTCGGTCGTGAACGTGACGTCCGTGGGCGGGGCACTGGCCATGCCGAACCGCGCGATGTACGGCGCGTCCAAGGCGGCGCTCAACAGTCTCACCCGCTCCCTGGCGCGCGAGCTCGCGCCGCTCGTCCGCGTCAACGCCGTACTGCCGGGCCCGGTCGACACCCCGATGTACGACGATCTCGGACTCGCCCCGGAAAAAGTCGAAAACCTGCGCAAGGACATGGTCGAGAGCACTCCGCTCGGCCGATTCGGAAAGCCGGAGGAAATTGCCGCCTGGGTGTGTCACCTGCTCGACCCGGAAGTCTCCGCGTGGGTGACCGGCGCGCTCATTCCCGTTGACGGTGGACGTACTTCGTAA
- a CDS encoding trans-aconitate 2-methyltransferase produces MSTEETATIYGREEFKRVDVGAAMRDGHPDISDGDQLIVDLVAKKRETAGRPLTVIDVGSGSGVLSELLAQRLPDCRVIANEIAANPARQARERLAGHPNAEVFPDSFVDWREPLDIIISWGSHHHLPHSHLQHARELLGESGSFILGDEFCPEYCTDEDVRRLKGAEVIELGGGYLLAGHDEIEAYAKDAAVPEWSRVLEDRRRRTLWNWYKFVIDYAIERDHWPVAIAEMQITKDDMVTAFEEEHKLSPLIVEHELAVNGFEQISKHVIGDRPAELQSFFIYEFVPGNDRSNGSNGDGRGNGGH; encoded by the coding sequence ATGAGCACTGAAGAAACCGCCACGATCTACGGCCGCGAGGAATTCAAGCGGGTCGACGTCGGCGCCGCCATGCGCGACGGCCACCCGGACATCAGCGACGGCGACCAGCTCATCGTCGACCTGGTCGCGAAGAAGCGGGAGACGGCCGGACGCCCGCTGACCGTCATCGACGTCGGCTCCGGCTCCGGGGTGCTCTCCGAGCTGCTCGCGCAGCGGCTGCCCGACTGCCGGGTCATCGCCAACGAGATCGCCGCCAACCCGGCGCGGCAGGCCCGGGAACGGCTCGCCGGCCACCCGAACGCCGAGGTCTTCCCCGACTCGTTCGTGGACTGGCGGGAGCCGCTGGACATCATCATCTCCTGGGGCAGCCACCACCATCTGCCGCACAGCCACCTCCAGCACGCCCGCGAGCTGCTGGGCGAGTCGGGCAGCTTCATACTCGGCGACGAGTTCTGTCCCGAGTACTGCACCGACGAGGACGTACGGCGGCTGAAGGGCGCCGAGGTCATCGAACTCGGCGGCGGCTATCTGCTGGCCGGCCACGACGAGATCGAGGCCTACGCCAAGGACGCCGCCGTGCCCGAGTGGTCCCGCGTCCTGGAGGACCGCCGCCGCAGGACCCTGTGGAACTGGTACAAGTTCGTGATCGACTACGCGATCGAGCGGGACCACTGGCCGGTCGCCATCGCGGAGATGCAGATCACCAAGGACGACATGGTCACGGCGTTCGAGGAGGAGCACAAGCTCTCGCCGCTCATCGTGGAGCACGAGCTCGCCGTCAACGGCTTCGAGCAGATCTCCAAGCACGTCATCGGAGACCGGCCAGCCGAGCTGCAGAGCTTCTTCATCTACGAGTTCGTCCCCGGCAACGACAGGAGCAACGGCAGCAACGGCGACGGCCGCGGTAACGGCGGCCACTGA